In Mus musculus strain NOD/MrkTac chromosome 11 genomic contig, GRCm38.p6 alternate locus group NOD/MrkTac MMCHR11_NOD_IDD4_1, one DNA window encodes the following:
- the Chrne gene encoding acetylcholine receptor subunit epsilon precursor, protein MAGALLGALLLLTLFGRSQGKNEELSLYHHLFDNYDPECRPVRRPEDTVTITLKVTLTNLISLNEKEETLTTSVWIGIDWHDYRLNYSKDDFAGVGILRVPSEHVWLPEIVLENNIDGQFGVAYDSNVLVYEGGYVSWLPPAIYRSTCAVEVTYFPFDWQNCSLIFRSQTYNAEEVEFIFAVDDDGNTINKIDIDTAAFTENGEWAIDYCPGMIRRYEGGSTEGPGETDVIYTLIIRRKPLFYVINIIVPCVLISGLVLLAYFLPAQAGGQKCTVSINVLLAQTVFLFLIAQKIPETSLSVPLLGRYLIFVMVVATLIVMNCVIVLNVSLRTPTTHATSPRLRQILLELLPRLLGSSPPPEDPRTASPARRASSVGILLRAEELILKKPRSELVFEGQRHRHGTWTAALCQNLGAAAPEIRCCVDAVNFVAESTRDQEATGEELSDWVRMGKALDNVCFWAALVLFSVGSTLIFLGGYFNQVPDLPYPPCIQP, encoded by the exons ATGGCAGGGGCTCTGCTTGGTGCCCTGCTTCTCCTGACACTCTTTG GCAGAAGCCAGGGAAAGAATGAAGAGCTTAGCCTGTATCACCATCTCTTCGACAATTATGATCCAGAATGCCGGCCAGTTAGGAGACCTGAGGACACTGTCACCATCACCCTCAAGGTCACCCTAACCAACCTCATCTCACTG AACGAGAAAGAAGAAACTCTGACCACCAGTGTCTGGATTGGCATT GACTGGCACGACTATCGGCTCAACTACAGCAAGGACGATTTTGCAGGTGTAGGAATCCTCCGGGTCCCTTCAGAACATGTATGGCTGCCAGAGATTGTTCTAGAAAACAA TATTGATGGGCAGTTTGGAGTGGCCTACGACAGCAATGTTCTAGTCTATGAGGGAGGCTATGTGAGCTGGTTGCCCCCAGCCATCTACCGCAGCACCTGCGCAGTGGAGGTCACCTATTTCCCCTTTGACTGGCAGAACTGCTCTCTCATTTTTCG CTCCCAGACCTACAATGCTGAGGAGGTGGAGTTCATCTTTGCCGTGGATGACGACGGCAATACCATCAACAAGATTGACATTGACACGGCAGCTTTTACCG AGAATGGAGAATGGGCCATAGACTACTGCCCAGGCATGATTCGCCGCTATGAGGGAGGTTCCACAGAAGGTCCTGGAGAAACTGACGTCATCTATACGCTCATCATCCGCCGGAAGCCGCTTTTTTACGTCATTAACATCATTGTGCCTTGCGTGCTCATTTCTGGCTTGGTGCTGCTCGCTTACTTCCTGCCTGCGCAGG CTGGTGGCCAGAAATGCACGGTCTCTATCAACGTCCTGCTAGCCCAGACTGTCTTCTTGTTTCTAATTGCCCAGAAAATTCCAGAGACTTCTCTGAGCGTGCCACTGCTGGGCAG GTATCTTATATTCGTCATGGTGGTTGCCACGCTCATTGTCATGAATTGCGTCATCGTGCTCAACGTATCTTTGAGGACGCCAACGACTCATGCTACATCCCCTCGGCTGCGCCAG ATTTTATTAGAGCTGCTGCCGCGTCTCCTGGGCTCGAGCCCACCCCCAGAGGATCCCCGAACTGCCTCACCAGCGAGGCGTGCCTCGTCTGTGGGCATTCTGCTCAGAGCGGAGGAGCTCATCTTGAAAAAGCCGCGGAGCGAACTCGTGTTTGAGGGTCAGAGGCATCGGCACGGAACTTGGACCG CAGCCCTCTGCCAGAACCTGGGTGCTGCAGCCCCAGAAATCcgctgctgtgtggatgctgtgAACTTTGTGGCTGAGAGCACAAGAGACCAGGAAGCCACTGGAGAG GAACTGTCCGACTGGGTGCGTATGGGGAAGGCCCTGGACAATGTCTGTTTTTGGGCAGCTTTGGTGCTCTTCAGCGTTGGTTCTACTCTCATCTTCCTTGGGGGTTACTTCAACCAAGTTCCTGATCTCCCTTACCCACCGTGCATCCAACCATGA
- the 4930544D05Rik gene encoding uncharacterized protein C17orf107 homolog: MKGIPSNLDTLLWVYHFHSSTEVALQPPLLSSLELAVAAAHEYLVQRFRELKSQDPLESDKSPTQKATLGLVLREAAASIMSFGATLLEISALWLQQEVQRLDGGNDCPGPAPDTGDPGRALARVALAAGQGIRQAGTAAGASARYLIQGAWLYLCGRERLGKPQGVAQQQ; encoded by the exons ATGAAGGGGATTCCCAGCAATTTGGACACCCTGCTGTGGGTCTACCACTTCCACAGCTCCACCGAG GTGGCCTTACAGCCTCCACTTCTATcttccctggaacttgctgtggcCGCAGCTCACGAATATCTGGTGCAAAGGTTCAGAGAGCTTAAGTCCCAGGACCCCCTGGAATCCGACAAGTCGCCCACCCAGAAGGCCACCCTAGGGCTGGTGCTAAGAGAAGCTGCAGCCAGCATCATGAGCTTTGGAGCCACCTTGTTAGAG ATCTCGGCCCTGTGGCTGCAGCAGGAGGTGCAGCGACTGGACGGCGGCAACGACTGCCCAGGCCCAGCCCCAGACACTGGGGATCCTGGTAGGGCGCTGGCCCGTGTAGCCCTGGCCGCAGGGCAGGGGATTCGGCAAGCTGGAACGGCAGCTGGCGCAAGTGCCCGGTACCTGATCCAGGGGGCGTGGTTGTACCTGTGTGGACGAG AGAGACTCGGGAAACCTCAAGGTGTCGCCCAGCAGCAGTGA